The sequence TTAGACGGCGGCTGCGCGTTGACGCGCGGCCATCTTCGATTTCCGGCGTCCGTCCTCGGTCAGCACGCGCTTGCGCAAGCGGATCGACTTGGGCGTCACCTCGACCAGTTCATCATCCTCGATGAACTCAAGGGCGCGTTCGAGCGACATCGGCTCGGGCGGCGGCAGGTTGGGCGCGTCGTCCGACCCGGACGCGCGCATGTTCGTCAGCTTCTTGGCCTTGCAGACGTTGACCGTGATATCGTCGTCGGTCTTGCCGCGTCCGACGATCATGCCTTCGTAGACCTCTGTCTGCGGCGCGATGAAGAACGCGCCGCGCGCTTGTAGATTGTCGAGGGCATATGCGGTGGCGATGCCGGTCTCCGCGCTTATGAGCACTCCGGTGTTGCGGCCGGGGATCTCGCCGGCCAGCGGCTGGTGATCGTAATAGGTATGGTTGATGACGGCCGTGCCGCGAGTGAGCGTCAAGAGCTCGTTGCGCAGCCCGAAGAGCGCGCGCGTCGGCATCGTGTATTCGAGGCGCTGCTGCGAGCCGTAGCCCACCATGTTGAGCATCTTCGCGCGCCGCCGCCCGAGCGACTCGATCACCGAGCCAGCGTACTCCTCGGCGACGTCGACGACTACGTACTCGATCGGCTCCATGCGCTGGCCGTCGCGCTCCACGACGATGACCTGCGGCTTGGAGACGCCCAATTCGTAGCCTTCGCGCCGCATCGTCTCGATCAACACCGAGAGATGCAGCTCGCCGCGTCCGGACACGTGGAACGTGTCGGGCGAATCGGTCGGCTCAACACGCAGCGCCACATTGCTCTCCAGCTCGCGCTCGAGGCGCTCTTTGAGGTGGCGGCTGGTCAGATACTTGCCCTCGCGCCCGGCGAAGGGCGAGGTATTGACGACGAAATCCACCGAGACCGTCGGCTCATCCACCAGCACCGCATCGACCGCTTCAGGTTCATTGGCGTCCGCCAGCGTCTCGGCGATGTTGACCTCTTCCACGCCCGAGAGCGCGATGATGTCGCCCGCGCGCGCCAGCGCGAGCTCGCGGCGCTGCAAGCCGAAGAACTCGAAGATCTTGGTGACGCGATGCGTGGTGCGTTCGGCGCCGCGGATGCGCACGATCGGGTCGCCCGGCCGCACGACGCCGCGGAAAATGCGCCCGATACCGATGCGCCCGACGTACTCGTTGTGGTCGATGTTCGACACGAGCATTTGGAACGGGCCCTCGTCATCGCCCGGCGGCTCTGGGATATGCTTGATGATAGCGTCCATGAGCGGACGCAGATCGCTGCCGGGATTTGCGAGCTCTCTGGTAGCGGTACCGGCGCGCGCGTTGGTGTAGATCACGGGGAAATCGAGCTGGTGATCGGCGCAGCCGACGTCGATGAAGAGCGCGAGCACTTCGTCGAGCACCTCGACCGGCCGCGCGTCCTTGCGGTCGATCTTGTTGATGACGGTGACGACCGGCAGATCTTGTTCGAGCGCCTTGCGCAGCACGAAGCGGGTCTGCGGCAGCGGGCCTTCGGCCGCGTCGACCAGCAGCAGCACGCCGTTGACCATCTGCAAGACGCGCTCGACCTCGCCGCCGAAATCCGCATGGCCAGGCGTGTCGACGATGTTGACCTTGACGTCGCCCCACACGATGCCGGTGTTCTTGGCCAAGATGGTGATGCCGCGCTCGCGTTCGATCGGATTGGAATCCATGACCAGATCGCCCGCCTGCGACGGGTCGCGGAACACGCCGGCTTGGCGCAGCATGGCGTCGACCAGCGTCGTCTTGCCGTGGTCGACGTGGGCGACGATCGCGATATTACGAACATCCGGACGAGTGTGCACATCTCTTTATACGGCTGAGCCGCTCGGGAAGCCTGGTCGCCGCGCCTGCGTGCGCAGGCCGGTTGCGGCTTTAGACCGAACAGCGCGCCGACCATGACGGACCCGCAGTTCTCAAGCGGCGATGACCCCGTGCGGCAAGAGCGGTCGCATCCGCACCCGCCCGACATCGCGATGGACGTCGACCCGTCGTACGATCCCGACAATGATCCGACGGTGCGCTCCTTCGGCGTCATGGGCGCGTCAGGCGGCGTCTTGCTGCCCGAGATCCGCGCGAAGGCGTTTGAGCTGGGGCGCGCGATCGCGGAATCCGGCTGCAGCTTGATCACCGGCGCGTGCCCGGGCCTGCCCTACGATGCGGCGCGCGGCGCGCAGGCGGCCGGCGGATTATCCATCGGCATCTCGCCCGCGCTCTCGCGCAGCGAGCACGTCAAGCGCTACGACTCGCCCGTGGACGCGTACGATGCCATCATCTATACGGGCAGCGGCCTGATGGGGCGCGAAGTCCACAACATCCACTCATCGGATATCATCATCATCGTCGGCGGCCGCTCGGGCACGCTGGGCGAGTTCTGCATCGCGTTCGACGAAGGCAAGCTCATCGGCGTGCTGCAGGGCTCGGGCGGCATCGCAGACGCATTGCCCGAGCTGGTCCCACAACTGGGCAAGCGGACGGGTGCCTGCATCATCTACGACCATGATCCCCGACGACTCGTGCAGCGCTGCATCGAAGAATACCGGACGTCGCACTATCGTCATCCCTCGACATTCGTCGAGTCGGCGCCAACGGAGGATGGGCAATGGCCCGCATCAGCTTCATCGGCGCCGCGGGCGTCGTAACCGGCAGCAAACACCTCGTCGAAACCGATTCCGGCGCGCGCGTGCTGCTGGATTGCGGCATGTTCCAGGGCTTGCCGGAGTTGACGCAACGCAATTGGACGCCCCCACCGGTCGACCCCAAGACGCTCGACGCCGTGCTGCTCTCGCACGCGCATCTCGATCATTGCGGATATCTGCCGGCGCTGACGCAGCAAGGCTTCACCGGTCCTGTCTACACAACCCCCGCCACCATCGACGTGGCGACGCTGGTGCTGCGCGACTCGGCCGGTCTGCAAGAAGATGAGGCGCAGCGCGCAAAACGCCATCCTGAACGTGGCCTGCACACGACGCCGCTGTACACCGACGACGACGTCACGGCCGTGACAAAGCTTTTCAAGCCAGTCGCGTATGATGAGGATCGAAGCGACATCGCCGGTTGCCGCTTCCAGCTGGTCGACGCGGGCCACATCCTCGGTTCGGCGATCATCCAGCTATGGTTCAAGGAAGGCGAGCTGACGTTCTCAGGCGATCTCGGGCGTTACGGCCGGCCGCTGCTCAACGATCCCACCCCGGTCGCCGAGAGCACGGTCGTGCTGTGCGAGTCGACGTACGGCGACCGCTTGCATCCCACCAACGATCCGCAAGTGGATCTCGGCGCCGTCATCAACGCCGCGTACAAACGCAACGGCGTGCTCGTGATCCCGGCATTCGCCATCGGACGCACGCAAGAGATCCTGTATGCGATCGGCGGGCTGCAGCGCGCCGGAGCGATTCCGCAGGTCGACGTCTATGTCGACAGCCCGATGGGCAACCAGGCGAGCGAGATCATGGCGCGTCATCCGGAAGCGATGCGCATAAACCTGCAGCAGCAGTTCGGCGCGCAAGCGGACTGCATGGGAGCGCAGCGCGTCACCATGGTGCAAACGGTGGACGATTCGAAACGCTTAAACGACCTAGTCTCGAAGGCGGTAATCATCTCGTCCAGCGGCATGGCCAACGGCGGCCGAGTGCAGCACCACCTGCGCAATCGCTTGCCGCGCCCCAACGACACCGTGTGCTTCGTCGGTTTCGAATCGCCGGGTACACCGGGCAACGTCCTGTTGAACGGCGCCAAGACGATCAAGATCATGGGCGTTCCTATCCCGGTGCATGCGACCATCGCGCATATCGACGGCTTTTCGGCGCACGCGGACAAGAACGAATTGCTGCGCTGGTTCGGCGGGTTCACCGACAAGCCGCAAGTCTACCTGGTGCATGCCGACCCGGCGGCGGCTGCGTCGCTCGCCACGGCAGTGGCGGCGAAGTACGGTTTTCCGACGCAGGTGGCGAAGGTGGGCGAGGTCGTCACCATATGAGCGAGCGCTTCACGCCGGTCGACGAGCATTGGGAGCAGCGCGTGGTCGAGAGCTTCGCGCGCCAGGGCGCGATGACGCTGTTAGGCGCACGCATACTACATCTGAAGCCGGGCGTGTGCTCGATCGGCGTCGCGTACCGGCCGGAGCTCTCCCAGCAGCACGGCTTTTTCCACGCGGGCGTCACCAGCACGATCGCCGACTCGGCGGGCGGCTATGCGGCGTTGACGCTATTCGATTCGGCCTCAGAGGTGCTGACCGTCGAGTTCACGATCAACCTGCTCGCGCCGGCGATCGGCGAAGAGCTCGTCGCCTACGGCCAGGTCATCCGAACGGGCAAGACGATCAGCGTGTGCAGGGTGGACGTCGAGGCGATCCGCGGCGGCAAGACCACGGTGTGCGCGCTGCTGCAGCAGACGCTGATGCGCGTGGATATCGACTAGCCGCTCGAACGGTGCAGGTGCTGGTCCACGATCTTGCGCGCCGCGGCGCGCGGATCGAGCTCGCGCGCGAGCACGGCCGCCAACACGGGCTCCATCGCGCCGTCACTCGACAGCTGGGCGCTGACGAATTCGCCGACGTGGCGCTTCACGGCCTCGAC is a genomic window of Candidatus Eremiobacteraceae bacterium containing:
- the typA gene encoding translational GTPase TypA — protein: MHTRPDVRNIAIVAHVDHGKTTLVDAMLRQAGVFRDPSQAGDLVMDSNPIERERGITILAKNTGIVWGDVKVNIVDTPGHADFGGEVERVLQMVNGVLLLVDAAEGPLPQTRFVLRKALEQDLPVVTVINKIDRKDARPVEVLDEVLALFIDVGCADHQLDFPVIYTNARAGTATRELANPGSDLRPLMDAIIKHIPEPPGDDEGPFQMLVSNIDHNEYVGRIGIGRIFRGVVRPGDPIVRIRGAERTTHRVTKIFEFFGLQRRELALARAGDIIALSGVEEVNIAETLADANEPEAVDAVLVDEPTVSVDFVVNTSPFAGREGKYLTSRHLKERLERELESNVALRVEPTDSPDTFHVSGRGELHLSVLIETMRREGYELGVSKPQVIVVERDGQRMEPIEYVVVDVAEEYAGSVIESLGRRRAKMLNMVGYGSQQRLEYTMPTRALFGLRNELLTLTRGTAVINHTYYDHQPLAGEIPGRNTGVLISAETGIATAYALDNLQARGAFFIAPQTEVYEGMIVGRGKTDDDITVNVCKAKKLTNMRASGSDDAPNLPPPEPMSLERALEFIEDDELVEVTPKSIRLRKRVLTEDGRRKSKMAARQRAAAV
- a CDS encoding MBL fold metallo-hydrolase; amino-acid sequence: MARISFIGAAGVVTGSKHLVETDSGARVLLDCGMFQGLPELTQRNWTPPPVDPKTLDAVLLSHAHLDHCGYLPALTQQGFTGPVYTTPATIDVATLVLRDSAGLQEDEAQRAKRHPERGLHTTPLYTDDDVTAVTKLFKPVAYDEDRSDIAGCRFQLVDAGHILGSAIIQLWFKEGELTFSGDLGRYGRPLLNDPTPVAESTVVLCESTYGDRLHPTNDPQVDLGAVINAAYKRNGVLVIPAFAIGRTQEILYAIGGLQRAGAIPQVDVYVDSPMGNQASEIMARHPEAMRINLQQQFGAQADCMGAQRVTMVQTVDDSKRLNDLVSKAVIISSSGMANGGRVQHHLRNRLPRPNDTVCFVGFESPGTPGNVLLNGAKTIKIMGVPIPVHATIAHIDGFSAHADKNELLRWFGGFTDKPQVYLVHADPAAAASLATAVAAKYGFPTQVAKVGEVVTI
- a CDS encoding PaaI family thioesterase, with product MSERFTPVDEHWEQRVVESFARQGAMTLLGARILHLKPGVCSIGVAYRPELSQQHGFFHAGVTSTIADSAGGYAALTLFDSASEVLTVEFTINLLAPAIGEELVAYGQVIRTGKTISVCRVDVEAIRGGKTTVCALLQQTLMRVDID